In Aminivibrio sp., the sequence GCGAGTCCCGCAAGGATGGCCACCAAGGTATCGATGACGCAGACCTGGATCGCCGCTCCGGGAAGAGCGGTCTGTTTGTCCACGTAGCTGCCGTAGGTGATCATGCACCCCATTCCCAGGGAGAGGGAGAAAAAGGCCTGCCCGAGGGCGGCAGCGATGGACTCGCCTGTGAGCTTTGAAAAATCAGGTTTGAGGTAGAACTCCAGCCCCTTGCCCGCACCCTCGAGGGTCACGGAACGGACGATGAGGATGAGCAGAATGACGAAAAGGGCCGGCATGAGGATCTTGCAGTATTTCTCGATGCCTTCGCCGATGCCCTTGTAGACCACCCAGACGGTGATGAGCATGAAAATCGCCTGGTAGATGATCACCTGAGGGGTGTTGGAGACAAAGGCTCCGAAGACGTCGCCCGCCTTGCCCGCTGCGGCGTCTCCCATCAGGCCGGTGAAGGACCGGAAGAAGTACTTGATGGTCCAGCCGCCGATGACACCATAAAAAGACAGGATCATAAACCCGGCGGTAACTCCCATCCAGCCGACGATGACCCATGCGCCGCCCCTGAGTTTCTCGAAGGAGCCGACGGCGTTGAGCTGGGCCTTCCTTCCTATGGCCATCTCGGCGAGCATGACGGAGAAGCCGATGATGAAGATAATGGCGAGGTACACAAGAACGAATGCCGCTCCGCCATACTTTCCGGTTATGTACGGGAAACGCCATATATTTCCGAGTCCGACCGCCGATCCGGCAGCCGCCA encodes:
- a CDS encoding sodium-dependent transporter, whose amino-acid sequence is MAQEAHREHWGSRIGFILAAAGSAVGLGNIWRFPYITGKYGGAAFVLVYLAIIFIIGFSVMLAEMAIGRKAQLNAVGSFEKLRGGAWVIVGWMGVTAGFMILSFYGVIGGWTIKYFFRSFTGLMGDAAAGKAGDVFGAFVSNTPQVIIYQAIFMLITVWVVYKGIGEGIEKYCKILMPALFVILLILIVRSVTLEGAGKGLEFYLKPDFSKLTGESIAAALGQAFFSLSLGMGCMITYGSYVDKQTALPGAAIQVCVIDTLVAILAGLA